A stretch of Roseibium porphyridii DNA encodes these proteins:
- the nusA gene encoding transcription termination factor NusA, producing the protein MAISANRLELLQIADAVAREKSIDRMIVINAMEDAIQKAARSRYGTETEVRAEINPKTGEIRLQRLLQVVEAVENVSTEIALTDAQARNPEANLGDFIAEPLPPLDFGRIAAQSAKQVIVQKVREAERDRQYDEFKDRVGEVINGVVKRAEYGNVIVDLGRGEGIVRRDELIPREIFRTGDRIRAFIYDVRREQRGPQIFLSRTHPQFMAKLFAQEVPEIYDGVIEIKSVARDPGSRAKIAVISKDSSIDPVGACVGMRGSRVQAVVGELQGEKIDIIPWNDEAATFIVNALQPAEVAKVVLDEDAERIEVVVPDDQLSLAIGRRGQNVRLASQLTGWAIDIMTEQEESDRRQKEFLERSQLFMEALNVDEMVGQLLATEGFTSVEEVAYVEIEEISMIEGFDDDTAVEIQARARDYLGELEAKQDEERIALGVSDELRSIDGLTTAMLVALGKDDIKTIEDFAGCAADDLVGWTERKDGETKRFEGALSDFDVSRADAENMVMSARLAAGWITEEELAAQAAEAEEVEEEVVEAVEVPAEEAPAGAILNG; encoded by the coding sequence ATGGCAATCAGCGCGAACCGGCTGGAACTGCTGCAAATTGCTGACGCGGTCGCTCGGGAAAAATCGATCGACCGGATGATCGTCATCAACGCAATGGAAGACGCAATTCAGAAGGCGGCACGCTCGCGCTACGGGACTGAAACGGAAGTTCGGGCTGAGATCAATCCGAAGACCGGCGAAATCCGTTTGCAGCGTCTTCTGCAGGTTGTTGAGGCGGTTGAAAACGTCTCCACCGAGATTGCGCTAACCGATGCACAGGCCAGAAACCCGGAAGCAAATCTCGGCGATTTTATTGCCGAGCCGTTGCCGCCGCTTGATTTCGGCCGGATCGCAGCCCAGTCCGCCAAACAGGTAATTGTTCAGAAGGTTCGCGAAGCTGAGCGCGACCGCCAGTATGACGAGTTCAAGGACCGCGTTGGAGAAGTCATCAACGGGGTCGTCAAACGGGCGGAATACGGCAACGTTATTGTGGATCTGGGACGTGGCGAAGGCATTGTTCGTCGTGACGAGCTGATCCCGCGTGAAATCTTCCGCACTGGTGACCGCATTCGCGCGTTTATCTATGACGTTCGCCGCGAGCAGCGCGGGCCGCAGATTTTCCTGTCGCGCACGCATCCGCAGTTCATGGCAAAGCTGTTTGCACAGGAAGTACCGGAAATCTATGACGGAGTGATCGAAATCAAGTCCGTTGCGCGCGATCCCGGGTCCCGTGCGAAGATTGCCGTGATTTCCAAGGATTCGTCCATTGACCCGGTCGGCGCCTGCGTCGGCATGCGCGGCAGTCGCGTGCAAGCGGTTGTCGGCGAGTTGCAAGGCGAAAAAATTGACATCATTCCGTGGAATGATGAAGCGGCGACATTCATCGTCAACGCTCTTCAGCCTGCTGAAGTTGCGAAAGTTGTTCTCGATGAAGACGCCGAACGCATTGAAGTTGTGGTCCCTGATGACCAATTGTCTCTTGCGATCGGTCGCCGTGGCCAAAACGTGCGGCTTGCATCTCAACTGACCGGTTGGGCCATCGACATCATGACGGAGCAGGAAGAAAGCGACCGTCGTCAGAAAGAATTCCTGGAACGCTCACAGCTGTTTATGGAAGCGCTCAATGTTGATGAGATGGTCGGTCAGCTGCTTGCAACTGAAGGCTTTACGTCGGTTGAAGAAGTCGCCTATGTGGAAATTGAAGAAATTTCCATGATCGAAGGCTTCGACGACGATACCGCCGTTGAAATTCAGGCGCGTGCCCGTGATTATCTCGGCGAACTGGAAGCCAAGCAGGACGAAGAACGTATTGCGCTTGGTGTTTCTGATGAGTTGCGCTCGATTGATGGCCTGACAACAGCTATGCTGGTGGCTCTCGGTAAGGACGATATCAAGACCATCGAGGACTTTGCAGGCTGTGCTGCTGACGACCTGGTTGGTTGGACCGAACGCAAGGATGGTGAGACCAAGCGTTTCGAAGGTGCCCTTTCCGACTTCGACGTCTCTCGCGCCGATGCAGAAAACATGGTGATGTCCGCTCGTCTCGCGGCAGGCTGGATCACTGAAGAAGAGCTTGCGGCACAGGCAGCCGAAGCCGAAGAAGTCGAAGAAGAAGTTGTCGAAGCTGTTGAAGTGCCGGCAGAAGAAGCCCCGGCCGGTGCGATCCTGAACGGGTAA